Proteins co-encoded in one Plasmodium berghei ANKA genome assembly, chromosome: 11 genomic window:
- a CDS encoding tetratricopeptide repeat protein, putative: MGGTSSRNLEYNNYVNMKLLEPIDYTNVDDIYFQEPDIQDIISKARKIRNCSYKESLDLYFKVLSHLKKKKENNSHIYKNVLGFEIYPQEIRKNNQLNRSCENSININEKNNTKTLSDNETISINKKIASIYNEIADLCCIHDYIEKSLFYYNKAYSYNPSKIDYIYKQGVLYQQTNDIDKAIHTFKIILSTTPNHIPTLFSLGNLYRYIDYNIALSYFEAILKIEPDNTEVLSLSASCYDHLGKLNKAISYQNKAVEINPDNFNHKKFAQRLIEMRPQN, from the coding sequence ATGGGGGGAACATCAAGTCGAAATttagaatataataattatgtaaatatgAAACTTTTAGAACCAATCGATTATACAAATGTTgatgatatttattttcaggAACCAGATATACAGGATATTATTAGTAAAGCCAGAAAAATAAGGAATTGTAGTTATAAAGAATCTTtagatttatattttaaagtattgagccatttaaaaaaaaaaaaagaaaacaattctcatatatataagaatGTATTAGGATTTGAAATTTATCCTCAAGAAATTCGAAAAAATAACCAATTAAATAGGAGTTGTGAAAAtagtattaatataaatgaaaaaaataatacaaaaactTTAAGTGATAATGAAACAATTtcaataaacaaaaaaatagcatCAATATATAACGAAATTGCTGATTTATGTTGTATACATGATTATATCGAAAAgtctttattttattataacaaggcatattcatataatccATCTAAAATagattatatttataaacaGGGTGTACTATATCAACAAACAAATGATATAGATAAAGCAATTCatacatttaaaataatattatctACAACCCCTAATCACATACCTACTTTATTTTCACTGGGGAATTTATACAGATATATTGATTACAACATTGCTCTTTCTTATTTTGAAGCGATTCTTAAAATCGAGCCAGACAATACTGAAGTTTTATCTTTATCTGCTTCATGTTACGATCATTTAggaaaattaaataaagcTATATCATATCAAAACAAAGCTGTTGAAATAAATCCTGATAATTTTAATCATAAGAAATTTGCTCAAAGACTTATAGAAATGAGGCCCCAAaattag
- a CDS encoding Ran-binding protein, putative: protein MPSKNIKSGDNYRDKNEKVKSNWSNKYDKENVNRRNREREHDKDNYEYPRKIRKGFREYSNNKNYDWYNTKYSNKNNNYFETEDERRNNFDGYYQNNNERKYDRSFRIGMKNKERKISRNNNSETENDSDYSLKSNNETPYTRSDKNKKYKQNNKEYDENKSYYSNNYNNTKYIKNLDQYLEKRPNIELSRFIYIYNIHNDTTEDEIDDIIRNIAIRYGFSLPINIYINKLSYFSTSDELFIRENLEFLKNNFYFNYIYQHNIINSQIENAINDNTCCIIEFPSSEASRKLFSLYELSNYSITIKNNLISYIFPLFKLKKKNNNIYEEKHTLKKTSDWICSSCNFLNFSRRITCHLCKEGKTADAKLIDNEKDSIASSFFLNHNNILNTQNSNICPSYFSKVTTNNEKAINETLSNIHINSTQNINENVSNYPNFPDFAKQTNSHLNNGKKESEHTRKYIQGYNNSLLYTNNNSNNQFDFLNSNINVEKGTQQILNDKEKTNMLILKDIDGNISNKDILTFLNEIFEKRNVKYLYLFNDIKGSNKRKGFCVIEFNNEFSAEKMMKELDGNYYVKFQNNYLKLDYIYQKEKSAFFECIQLAKLNIHKSSASQINNSISYFNFFINYLEAIINTNIINYTYFLTWSSQIMILKNEKPQLTEFFFDYNSKYYYHPIYQIYFDNNTSFYMSLANGYYIWNDNSKCLVRFYMDNSQKNYEINNEQNCEAINNGEEFSSRGMGKEINHENPKTHQINKNDNEIDNRGTSENNNINTKISNLVQKAKMIALESKKNMEKMNINEININLEKKKKKNDIIKKHFSTDLDDDDNDSPDLEELKKKKKGHYSNNTINSDKIDQKSKHENNYNEAYGKLYNNKIENINNYNNYNDNINNIRNGNSTTNTGVTNSFNDINNINQHQENIVDLNICFICLRKFENSTLLQKHIDMSLLHKKNIQSLSDVTPVS from the coding sequence ATGccatcaaaaaatataaaatctGGAGATAATTATCGAgacaaaaatgaaaaagtaAAAAGTAATTGgagtaataaatatgataaagaaaatgtaaATCGAAGAAACAGGGAAAGAGAGCATGATAAAgataattatgaatatcCCAGAAAAATACGAAAAGGATTTAGAGAATattctaataataaaaattatgattggtataatacaaaatatagtaataaaaataataactaTTTTGAGACTGAAGATGAAAgaagaaataattttgatggatattatcaaaataataatgaaagaaaatatgataGAAGTTTTAGAATAGGcatgaaaaataaagaaagaaaaatatctcgaaataataatagtgaaACTGAAAATGATAGTGATTATTCtttaaaatcaaataatgaAACACCTTATACACGCtcagataaaaataaaaaatataaacaaaataacaaggaatatgatgaaaataaaagttattattcaaataattataataatacaaaatatataaaaaatttagatcaatatttagaaaaaagaCCTAATATTGAATTGTCCagatttatttatatatataacatacATAATGATACAACAGAGGACGAAATAGATGATATAATAAGAAATATAGCTATTCGTTATGGCTTTTCTTTAcctattaatatatatataaataaattatcttATTTTTCTACAAGTgatgaattatttataagagaaaatttagaatttttaaaaaataatttttattttaattatatatatcaacataatataataaattcacAAATTGAAAATGCAATCAATGATAATACATGTTGTATAATTGAATTCCCATCGAGTGAAGCAAgtagaaaattattttcccTTTATGAACTTAGTAATTATTCAAttacaattaaaaataatttaatttcatatatatttccattatttaaattaaaaaaaaaaaataataatatatatgaagaaaaacatacattaaaaaaaactagTGATTGGATATGTTCATcttgtaattttttaaatttttctaGACGAATTACATGTCATTTATGTAAGGAAGGCAAAACTGCAGATGCTAAATTAATagataatgaaaaagattCAATTgcatcatcattttttttaaatcataataatattctaAATACTCAAAATAGTAACATTTGCCCAAGTTATTTCTCAAAAGTTACtacaaataatgaaaaggctataaatgaaacattaagtaatattcatataaattctacacaaaatattaatgaaaatgtaaGTAATTATCCTAATTTTCCTGATTTTGCAAAACAAACAAACTctcatttaaataatggaaaaaagGAATCAGAACATactagaaaatatattcaaggatataataattcattgctctatacaaataataatagtaataaccAATTTGATTTCCTTAATAGCAATATAAATGTGGAAAAAGGAACACAACAAATTTTGAACGACAAGGAAAAAACGAATATGctaattttaaaagatatagatggaaatatatcaaataaagatatattaacatttttaaatgaaatatttgaaaaaagaaatgttaaatatttgtatttgtttaatgatattaaagggtcaaataaaagaaaaggTTTTTGTGTTATCgaatttaataatgaattttctgctgaaaaaatgatgaaagaATTAGATggaaattattatgttaaatttcaaaataattatttaaaattagattatatatatcaaaaagaaaaatccGCTTTTTTTGAATGCATACAACTAgctaaattaaatattcataaatcATCTGCTTCGCAAATTAACAATTctatatcatattttaatttttttattaactaTTTAGAAGCTATAATAAAtactaatattattaattacaCATATTTCCTGACATGGTCATCACAAATtatgattttaaaaaatgaaaaaccCCAGCTCACTGAATTCTTTTTTGATTATAatagtaaatattattaccatccaatttatcaaatatattttgacaATAATACATCATTTTATATGTCTTTAGCAAATggttattatatatggaaTGATAATTCAAAGTGTCTTGTTCGATTTTATATGGATAATTCTcagaaaaattatgaaataaataacgaACAAAATTGTGAAGCAATAAATAATGGTGAAGAGTTTTCCAGTAGAGGGATGGGAAAGGAAATAAATCATGAAAATCCGAAAACACAtcaaattaacaaaaatgataatgagATAGATAATCGTGGAACTAgcgaaaataataacattaaTACGAAAATATCAAATCTTGTGCAAAAAGCCAAAATGATTGCTCTagaatcaaaaaaaaatatggaaaaaatgaacataaatgaaattaatattaatttagaaaaaaaaaaaaaaaaaaatgatataattaaaaagcATTTCTCGACAGATTTGGATGATGATGATAATGATTCGCCAGATCTTGaggaattaaaaaaaaaaaaaaaaggacaCTATAGTAATAATACTATTAATAGTGATAAAATTGATCAAAAATCTAaacatgaaaataattataatgaagcttatggaaaattatacaataataaaatagagaatataaataattataataactataatgataatattaacaatataAGAAATGGAAATTCAACTACTAATACTGGAGTTACTAACAGCTTTAAtgacataaataatattaatcagcatcaagaaaatattgttgatttaaatatttgttttatatgtttGAGAAAGTTTGAAAACTCAACACTTCTTCAAAAACATATAGATATGTCattattacataaaaaaaatatacaatcaTTATCCGACGTTACACCTGTTagttaa
- a CDS encoding RNA polymerase II transcription factor B subunit 4, putative produces MHKNEEVDGTNGESVKDKKLAMSHLILVIDVNFLIWSQGLKIKFDKNNIKTVKLSQFLKSVFQFARFYCFMSSSERICIIATCSGNSKIIYENYISYTKNNLTENDYCTNAYEKLINFIKDNNNNSKTYEMVESTLSSALAIALCYNNRICNLYENINSRIFLLDISKSHFYTNQYTQLMNIAYNAKRNNIIIDVFSLNHKTQILEQICNITNGLYIDNSIFLSINCADNVEDILTQTIMFWFLPSTHSRKYFSNTYLNEDTNIAVCTCHNKQIDIAYICSCCLAIYCSEKDAQTNKERISCSVCKTRFTKSLLRNKTVSDLNFTTI; encoded by the coding sequence ATGCACAAGAATGAAGAAGTTGATGGGACAAATGGGGAAAGCGTGAAGGATAAAAAACTGGCTATGAGCCACTTAATTTTAGTAATTgatgtaaattttttaatatggAGCCAAggattaaaaataaaatttgataagaataatataaaaaccgTAAAATTGTctcaatttttaaaatccGTTTTTCAATTTGCACgattttattgttttatgAGCAGTTCAGAAagaatatgtataatagcTACCTGTTCAGGTAATtccaaaataatatatgaaaattatatatcttatacaaaaaataatttaacaGAAAATGATTATTGCACTAATGCATATGAAaagttaataaattttatcaaggataataataataatagcaaGACCTATGAAATGGTCGAAAGTACATTATCATCAGCTTTAGCAATTGCTTTGTGctataataatagaatatgtaatttatatgaaaatattaattctAGAATATTTCTACTTGATATATCAAAAAGccatttttatacaaatcAGTATACACAGCTAATGAATATAGCATATAATGCTAAGCGaaataacataataatTGATGTATTTTCTCTTAATCATAAAACTCAAATATTAGAACAAATTTGTAATATCACTAATGGATTGTATATAGAtaatagtatttttttaagtatcAATTGTGCCGATAATGTTGAAGATATACTAACTCAAACTATAATGTTCTGGTTTTTACCTTCGACTCATTccagaaaatatttttcaaatacatatttaaatgaGGATACTAATATAGCTGTGTGTACATGCcataataaacaaattgaTATAGCTTATATATGTTCATGTTGTTTGGCTATTTATTGCTCTGAAAAGGACGCTCAAACAAACAAGGAAAGAATTTCATGTTCTGTATGTAAAACACGATTTACCAAGTCTCTCTTGCGAAATAAAACAGTATCCGATTTGAATTTCACGACTATTTAG
- a CDS encoding ER lumen protein retaining receptor, putative, translating to MNIFRLIGDLLHLVSMYILIMKLKKSKNCIGISCRMQELYLIVFLCRYIDLFFVFVSFYNTVMKITFILTIAYTIYLIRFKLPISQTYNRKVDNFKSEKYLIPPCIVLSLLTCKTYNLYNILWSFSIWLESVAILPQLVLLEKQREVENITSHYVITMGMYRAFYIFNWIYRYFFDPKPYINIVGWLGGLIQTLLYIDFFYYFALAKWYGKKLVLPFNGEV from the exons atgaatatatttcgATTAATAGGTGACCTTTTACATTTAGTAAGTATGTATATACTTATTATGAAACTAAAGAAATCGAAAAACTGTATAGGAATATCATGTCGTATGCAAGAATTGTATTTGATAGTCTTTTTATGTAG ATATATAGACCTATTTTTCGTATTTGTCAGCTTTTATAACACAGTTATGAAAATAACCTTTATACTAACTATTGCGTATAcgatatatttaatacgATTTAAACTCCCGATTTCACAAACTTATAATAGAAAAGTTGACAATTTTAAAAgcgaaaaatatttgatacCTCCATGCATAG TTTTGAGTCTATTAACATGCAAAACATATAACCTTTACAATATTCTATGGTCTTTTTCAATTTGGCTAGAAAGTGTTGCAATATTACCACAATTAGTATTGTTAGAAAAACAAAGAGAAgttgaaaatataacatcTCATTATGTTATTACAATGGGTATGTATCGtgcattttatatttttaattggATATATAGATACTTTTTCGATCCAAAACCATACATAAACATCGTAGGGTGGTTAGGAGGATTAATACAAACATTATTATACATtgatttcttttattattttgcaCTTGCCAAATGgtatggaaaaaaattggTATTACCATTTAATGGAGAAGTTTga
- a CDS encoding reactive oxygen species modulator 1, putative: MMNWFKKKETTEETQVKSEYDSYVTPPPFGNYLAKKPEKPKSLKNEKINVTEFKGFTPPPKFEFKQDTTDSQYDQDFSKYTNNNFIDSSFYDDKPNMFDFTLSHRTKACLESVKMGVKMGTMVGGIFGSLTGLYASFVHKNLFIFPVSVIGGAASFGFFLGCGMIVRC, translated from the coding sequence atgatgaattggtttaaaaaaaaagaaacaacTGAAGAAACCCAAGTTAAATCAGAATATGACAGTTATGTAACACCACCACCATTTGGTAATTATTTGGCTAAAAAACCAGAAAAACCTAAATcgttaaaaaatgaaaaaataaatgtaacTGAATTTAAAGGATTTACTCCACCACCAAAATTTGAATTTAAACAAGATACAACAGATAGTCAATATGATCAagatttttcaaaatatacaaataacaattttatagATTCTTCATTTTATGATGATAAACCAAATATGTTTGATTTTACTTTAAGTCATAGAACTAAAGCTTGTTTAGAAAGTGTAAAAATGGGTGTAAAAATGGGAACAATGGTTGGTGGAATTTTTGGAAGTTTAACTGGTTTATATGCATCttttgttcataaaaatttgtttatttttcctGTTTCAGTTATTGGAGGCGCTGCTAGTTTTGGCTTTTTCTTAGGATGTGGAATGATAGTTCGATGTTAA
- a CDS encoding proteasome subunit alpha type-4, putative translates to MARRYDSRTTTFSPEGRLYQVEYALEAINNASITIGIITNGGVILGADKVFISKLINKANNFEKIYKIDDHIFCGVAGLNADANILINQSRLYAQRYLYNYNDVEPVAQLVVQICDIKQSYTQYGGLRPYGVSFLIAGYDTKEGYQLYHTDPSGNYSGWFATAIGTNNLTASSILKQEWKKDMTLQEGLLLAIKTLAKSTDSEIPKCEKIELAYLANQDGKVIQKYLTEKEIAELIKIYTQQNVKK, encoded by the exons atggcTAGAAGATATGATAGTAGGACGACAACATTTTCTCCAGAAGGAAGATTATATCAAGTAGAATATGCTCTTGAAGCTATAAATAATGCAAGTATAACAATAGGGATAATAACTAATGGTGGGGTAATACTAGGTGCTGATAAAGTGTTTATATCAaagttaataaataaagctaataattttgaaaaaatttacaaaattgatgatcatatattttgtggAGTAGCAGGGTTAAATGCTGATGCaaacatattaataaatcaaTCACGATTATATGCACAaagatatttatataattacaaTGATGTTGAGCCAGTAGCACAATTAGTAGTTCAAATATGTGATATTAAACAAAGTTATACCCAATATGGTGGATTAAGACCATATGGTGTTAGCTTTTTAATTGCTGGGTATGATACAAAAGAGGGATATCAACTTTATCATACAGATCCTAGTGGAAATTATTCTGGATGGTTTGCTACAGCTATCGGTACAAATAATTTGACAGCTAGTTCCATTCTTAAACAG gaATGGAAAAAAGATATGACCCTGCAAGAAGGTTTATTGCTAGCTATAAAAACGCTAGCTAAGAGCACAGATAGTGAAATCCcaaaatgtgaaaaaattgaattaGCATATTTGGCAAATCAAGACGGAAAAGTTATCCAAAAGTATTTAACAGAGAAAGAGATAGCagaattaattaaaatatatacacaacaaaatgttaaaaaataa
- a CDS encoding proteasome subunit alpha type-7, putative, translating to MSYDRAITVFSPDGHLLQVEHALEAVKKGGCAVAIKSSNFAVLAVEKKNIPKLQNPRTTEKLVKLDEHTCLAFSGLNADARILVNKTRLECQRYYLNMDQPAPVDYIAKYVARIQQKFTHRGGVRPFGIATLITGFKNNKEICIYQTEPSGIYASWKAQAIGKNAKVVQEFLEKNYQENMEKNECLLLALKAIFEVVELSSKNVELALLTEGELKYIDEQEVNSLVEIIDNERTKKNAQND from the exons atgagtTATGATAGAGCAATAACAGTGTTTAGTCCGGATGGACATTTATTACAAGTAGAGCATGCTTTAGAAGCAGTAAAAAAAGGGGGTTGTGCAGTGGCTATAAAAAGTTCCAATTTCGCTGTTTTGGctgttgaaaaaaaaaatattcccaAACTTCAGAATCCAAGAACAACAGAAAAGCTAGTTAAACTTGATGAACACACATGTCTAGCTTTCTCAGGTTTAAATGCGGATGCACGAATTTTAGTCAATAAg ACTCGTTTGGAATGTCAAAGATATTACTTAAATATGGATCAACCCGCTCCAGTTGATTATATAGCAAAATATGTTGCCAGAATACAACAAAAGTTTACTCATAGGGGGGGGGTTCGGCCTTTTGGAATTGCAACATTAATAACAGgattcaaaaataataaagaaatttgtatatatcaAACTGAGCCTAGTGGAATATATGCATCTTGGAAAGCTCAAGCAATAGGAAAAAATGCTAAAGTTGTTCAGgaatttttagaaaaaaattatcaagaaaatatggaaaaaaatgaatgtCTTCTTTTGGCTTTGAAAGCTATATTTGaa GTCGTTGAATTAAGCAGTAAAAATGTTGAACTTGCTCTCCTCACAGAAGGAGagttaaaatatattgacGAGCAGGAAGTTAATTCATTG GTTGAAATAATTGATAATGAGaggacaaaaaaaaatgcccAAAATGATTAA